The following are encoded in a window of Bradyrhizobium guangdongense genomic DNA:
- a CDS encoding metal-sensitive transcriptional regulator, whose translation MRKDIKASVGKRLGRIEGQVRGLSKMVEEDRYCIDIVTQISAVRAALRRVEEEILKDHVAHCVEHAIASGDKADQREKIAELMAVIGRAER comes from the coding sequence ATGCGCAAGGACATCAAGGCATCTGTCGGAAAACGTCTCGGCCGGATCGAGGGCCAGGTTCGCGGCCTGTCGAAAATGGTAGAGGAAGACCGCTACTGCATCGACATCGTGACGCAGATATCGGCTGTCCGCGCCGCGCTGCGCCGGGTCGAGGAAGAGATCCTGAAGGACCACGTCGCCCATTGCGTCGAGCACGCGATCGCGAGCGGCGACAAGGCCGATCAGCGCGAGAAGATCGCAGAGCTGATGGCGGTGATCGGACGGGCGGAGCGGTAG
- a CDS encoding sulfite exporter TauE/SafE family protein, protein MSFTDFLPRDVSLTIAMALCAIAFVSGTARGFSGFGAALIFMPLASSVAAPRLVAALLLVIDFVSAAPLAPDAWRKADRRATAVIVLGALVGVPLGTYFLSVLEPVTTRWIISGFVAALLLLLLSGWRYRGKDHAWLSVGIGGLSGFCSGLAQTGGPPIVGYWLGRPIAPIVARANIVLFFGASDFFSMISYATSGLISRESLVLSLIVGPVYALGVAFGASLFGRASETIFRRICYALIAIAVITGLPVLDGVLR, encoded by the coding sequence ATGAGCTTTACGGATTTCCTCCCGAGGGACGTCAGCCTCACCATTGCGATGGCGCTCTGCGCCATCGCTTTCGTTTCCGGCACCGCACGCGGCTTTTCCGGCTTCGGCGCGGCGCTGATCTTCATGCCGCTGGCGAGCAGCGTCGCGGCGCCGCGACTTGTCGCAGCGCTGCTCCTCGTCATCGATTTCGTGTCCGCCGCACCATTGGCGCCCGACGCCTGGCGCAAGGCAGACCGCAGGGCAACTGCGGTGATCGTGCTCGGCGCGCTGGTCGGCGTGCCGCTCGGCACCTATTTCCTCAGCGTGCTCGAACCCGTCACCACGCGCTGGATCATCTCCGGCTTCGTCGCAGCGCTCCTGCTTCTGCTGCTGTCCGGCTGGCGCTATCGCGGCAAGGACCATGCCTGGCTCTCGGTCGGCATCGGCGGCCTCTCCGGCTTCTGCAGCGGGCTGGCGCAGACCGGCGGGCCGCCGATCGTCGGCTACTGGCTCGGCCGCCCGATCGCACCGATCGTCGCGCGCGCCAACATCGTCTTGTTTTTCGGCGCCTCGGATTTCTTCTCGATGATCAGCTACGCCACTTCAGGCCTGATCTCGCGCGAGTCGCTGGTGCTGTCCCTGATCGTCGGCCCGGTCTATGCGCTCGGCGTCGCCTTCGGCGCGTCGCTGTTCGGCCGCGCCAGCGAAACCATCTTCCGCAGAATCTGCTACGCCCTGATCGCAATCGCGGTGATCACCGGCCTGCCGGTGCTGGACGGGGTGTTGCGGTAG
- the rpmI gene encoding 50S ribosomal protein L35 — protein sequence MPKLKTKSGAKKRFKVTATGKVMFAHRGKRHGMIKRTKKQIRQLRGTAVLFKTDGDNVKKYFLPNA from the coding sequence ATGCCCAAGCTGAAGACCAAATCGGGCGCTAAAAAGCGCTTCAAGGTGACTGCCACCGGCAAAGTGATGTTCGCCCATCGCGGCAAGCGTCACGGCATGATCAAGCGAACGAAGAAGCAGATCCGTCAGCTGCGCGGTACCGCGGTGCTGTTCAAGACCGACGGCGACAACGTCAAGAAATACTTCTTGCCGAACGCCTGA
- a CDS encoding endonuclease domain-containing protein — protein sequence MTRAETLLWRYLKANRIDGLGIRRQTPIGNYVVDFVCFSSKLIIELDGESHDFEERQKADQRRDAFFAAEGFHVLPFTNEQVMSNLEGVVEAIRQAASAAARGSPPSLALPHKGGGNADTDQSNSTDKSRGRQP from the coding sequence ATGACGCGCGCTGAAACACTGCTGTGGCGCTATCTGAAAGCCAATCGAATCGACGGTCTTGGCATCCGTCGCCAAACACCGATCGGAAACTACGTTGTCGACTTCGTCTGCTTTTCCTCGAAGCTCATTATCGAGCTTGATGGCGAGTCGCACGACTTTGAAGAGCGACAAAAGGCAGATCAGCGCCGCGACGCATTCTTTGCCGCCGAGGGTTTTCACGTACTGCCTTTCACCAATGAGCAGGTGATGTCGAACCTCGAGGGAGTTGTTGAAGCGATCCGCCAAGCCGCTTCCGCCGCGGCCCGCGGCTCACCCCCCTCCCTGGCCCTCCCCCACAAGGGGGGAGGGAACGCTGACACCGACCAAAGCAACTCAACCGACAAGAGCCGAGGCAGACAGCCATGA
- the rplT gene encoding 50S ribosomal protein L20 yields MSRVKRGVTAHAKHKKVYKAAKGFYGRRKNTIRAAKPAVEKAQQYAFRDRKRKKRTFRALWIQRINAAVRPFGLTYSRFIDGMAKSGITVDRKVLSDLAISEPAAFQAIAEKAKAALAA; encoded by the coding sequence ATGTCTCGCGTCAAACGCGGTGTGACCGCCCACGCCAAGCACAAGAAAGTCTACAAGGCCGCCAAGGGCTTCTACGGCCGCCGCAAGAACACCATCCGCGCCGCCAAGCCGGCCGTGGAGAAGGCCCAGCAATACGCCTTCCGCGACCGCAAGCGTAAGAAGCGCACCTTCCGGGCACTCTGGATTCAGCGCATCAACGCGGCCGTCCGTCCGTTCGGCCTGACCTACAGCCGATTTATCGACGGCATGGCCAAGTCCGGCATCACCGTGGACCGCAAGGTGCTGTCGGATCTCGCGATCAGTGAGCCCGCGGCGTTCCAGGCGATTGCCGAGAAGGCCAAAGCCGCCCTCGCAGCCTAA
- the infC gene encoding translation initiation factor IF-3, producing the protein MRRPNRAPAPAAKDGPRINDDIRNAQIQLIDAAGENKGTVETMLAIKMAQEAGMDLVEISPNVSPPVCKIMDYGKYKYSAQKKAAEARKRQKTVEIKEIKLRPMIDDHDYDVKMRAMLRFFEEGDKVKITLRYRGREMAHQEIGTKLLDKIKTDVAELAKVEQDARFEGRQVVMVLAPR; encoded by the coding sequence ATTCGCCGTCCCAATAGAGCCCCGGCCCCTGCCGCCAAAGACGGGCCGCGCATCAATGATGATATTCGCAATGCGCAGATCCAGCTGATCGACGCTGCCGGTGAGAACAAAGGCACCGTCGAGACCATGCTTGCCATCAAGATGGCCCAGGAAGCCGGCATGGATCTGGTCGAGATCTCACCAAATGTCAGCCCTCCCGTCTGCAAGATCATGGACTACGGGAAGTATAAGTATTCCGCCCAGAAGAAGGCCGCGGAAGCCCGCAAGCGTCAGAAGACGGTCGAGATCAAGGAGATCAAGCTCCGCCCGATGATCGACGATCACGATTATGACGTGAAGATGCGCGCGATGCTGCGGTTCTTCGAGGAGGGCGACAAGGTCAAGATCACCTTGCGCTATCGCGGCCGCGAAATGGCGCACCAGGAGATCGGCACCAAGTTGCTGGACAAGATCAAGACCGACGTCGCCGAACTCGCCAAGGTCGAGCAGGACGCCCGGTTCGAGGGCCGCCAGGTCGTGATGGTATTGGCGCCGCGCTGA
- a CDS encoding nuclear transport factor 2 family protein: MSATTLLRAFCDAVEQRNGRAFAELFTEDGVYHDVFYGAFAGRENIAGMIDDWFYRTATDFRWDMHDPVTDGTTLYARYTFSYRSTLPEAAGARAMFEGVAIMTLRDVKIASYHEVANTAPAFVDLKFAPERIAKIVAKQGAELKARDEMKRHLT; the protein is encoded by the coding sequence ATGAGCGCCACCACCCTGCTGCGCGCCTTCTGCGACGCTGTCGAGCAGCGCAACGGCCGCGCCTTCGCCGAGCTCTTCACCGAGGACGGCGTCTATCACGATGTCTTCTACGGGGCCTTCGCAGGCCGCGAGAACATCGCCGGCATGATCGACGACTGGTTCTATCGCACGGCGACGGATTTCCGCTGGGACATGCATGATCCCGTCACCGACGGCACCACGCTCTATGCGCGCTACACCTTCAGCTATCGCTCGACCTTGCCGGAAGCTGCCGGTGCGCGTGCGATGTTCGAGGGCGTGGCGATCATGACGCTGCGTGACGTCAAGATCGCCAGCTACCACGAGGTCGCCAACACCGCGCCGGCGTTCGTCGATCTGAAATTCGCGCCTGAAAGGATCGCGAAGATCGTCGCCAAGCAGGGTGCGGAGCTGAAGGCGCGAGACGAGATGAAGCGGCATCTCACCTAG
- a CDS encoding YiiX/YebB-like N1pC/P60 family cysteine hydrolase has product MGTVLDSVGKVIAAYLSKEVPGYEPFTPSDPEHLRGVIQPGDVMLVEGNNRISGIIKYLTQSTWSHAALYVGPVEGAAEPDGEPHVLIEANIGEGVTSAPLSKYFPYHTRICRPVGLSYEDRTTVCRYAINRIGFGYDTKNIIDLMRFLFPLPVPQRWRRRMIALGSGDPTKIICSALIAQAFDAVRYPILPKITKAGSRAARREILHIRDSSLYMPRDFDISPYFEVVKPTIVHGFDYTALHWADKQKPLEEVAGSFGVFPETFRAPPLVPEAIDEEAPASAEQVMPATTLDRVTASEHVPLLRRLAAYRPRRRGRTRERAA; this is encoded by the coding sequence ATGGGGACGGTCCTGGATTCAGTCGGCAAAGTGATTGCCGCGTACCTCTCGAAGGAGGTGCCGGGTTACGAGCCGTTCACGCCGAGCGACCCCGAACACCTGCGCGGCGTGATCCAGCCCGGCGACGTCATGCTGGTCGAGGGCAACAACCGCATCTCCGGCATCATCAAATACCTGACGCAGTCGACCTGGTCGCATGCCGCGCTCTATGTCGGTCCTGTCGAGGGCGCGGCCGAGCCCGACGGCGAGCCGCATGTGCTGATCGAGGCCAATATCGGCGAAGGCGTCACCTCCGCTCCGCTGTCGAAGTACTTCCCCTATCACACCCGCATCTGCCGGCCGGTCGGGCTGTCCTACGAGGACCGCACCACGGTGTGCCGCTATGCGATCAACCGCATCGGCTTTGGCTATGACACCAAGAACATCATCGATCTGATGCGCTTCCTGTTCCCGCTGCCGGTGCCACAGCGCTGGCGGCGGCGCATGATCGCGCTCGGCTCGGGCGATCCGACCAAGATCATCTGCTCGGCACTGATCGCGCAGGCCTTCGATGCCGTGCGCTACCCGATCCTGCCGAAGATCACCAAGGCCGGCAGCCGCGCCGCCCGCCGCGAGATCCTGCACATCCGCGATTCCTCGCTCTACATGCCCCGCGACTTCGATATCTCGCCCTATTTCGAAGTGGTCAAACCCACCATCGTGCACGGCTTCGACTACACGGCCTTGCACTGGGCCGACAAGCAAAAGCCGCTCGAGGAGGTGGCGGGCTCATTCGGTGTGTTTCCAGAAACGTTCCGTGCGCCGCCGCTCGTTCCTGAAGCGATTGACGAAGAAGCGCCGGCTTCGGCTGAGCAAGTGATGCCGGCGACGACGCTCGATCGCGTCACCGCCTCCGAACATGTGCCGCTGCTGAGGAGGCTGGCCGCGTATCGCCCGAGACGCCGCGGACGGACGAGAGAGCGGGCGGCCTAA
- the pheT gene encoding phenylalanine--tRNA ligase subunit beta — translation MKFTLSWLKDHLDTDEPLEKLADKLTMIGLEVENIEDKAKALKPFTIAKVISAEQHPNADRLRVCMVETGNGAAPVQVVCGAPNARAGLVSVFSPPGTYIPGKDITLGIGTIRGVESRGMLCSAAELQISNDHDGIMELPADAPVGAGYAEWAGLGDPVIEINLTPNRQDCTGVHGIARDLAAADMGKFRDPGIKPIKGEFPCPVKVTVEDATLCPGFALRLVRGVKNGPSPEWLQKRLSAIGLRPINALVDITNFMTYDRARPLHVFDAKKVKGNLVVRRGREGESLLALDGRTYNLDPSICVIADEHGVESLAGIMGGEASGCDENTTDVLIESALWNEINIAQTGRKLGINSDARYRFERGVDPAFMVPGLELATRLVMEMCGGTPSENVVVGKAFGDDRLIEFPVTEVKRLSGIEVPMPEMKRILTHLGFMMAGPGPVVKVAVPSWRSDVHGKADIVEEVVRIYGVDKVPMTPFERGEDARKPVLTPLQLRTRRARRALASRGMTEAVTWSFITNSAAKLFGGGQRELEVANPIAADLSDMRPSLLPGLVAAAQANADRGYGDVALFEVGQVFRGDRPQDQFMAASGVRRGLASSEGVGRHWSGSDQADVFDAKADALAVLAAAGAPMQALQIVAGGPAWLHPGRSGTIQIGPQNVLGTFGEMHPRALEALGADGPLVVFEVTLDRIPEAKKKPTRAKPLIELSAFQPVSRDFAFIVDRAVKAADIVRAAQSVDKKLITGVIVFDVYEGKGIDDGKKSIAVAVTLQPREKTLTDQEIDAVAAKIVAEVAKKTGGTLRG, via the coding sequence ATGAAATTCACCCTCTCCTGGCTGAAGGACCATCTCGACACCGACGAGCCGCTGGAAAAGCTCGCCGACAAGCTCACCATGATCGGGCTCGAGGTCGAGAACATCGAGGACAAGGCGAAGGCGCTCAAGCCCTTCACCATTGCGAAGGTGATCTCGGCCGAGCAGCATCCGAATGCGGATCGCCTGCGTGTCTGCATGGTCGAGACCGGCAACGGGGCTGCGCCGGTGCAGGTCGTGTGCGGGGCGCCGAATGCGCGCGCCGGGCTGGTCAGCGTGTTCTCGCCACCCGGCACCTACATTCCCGGCAAGGACATCACGCTCGGCATCGGCACGATCCGCGGCGTCGAGAGCCGCGGCATGCTGTGCTCGGCGGCCGAATTGCAGATCTCCAACGATCATGACGGCATCATGGAATTGCCGGCGGACGCGCCCGTCGGCGCTGGTTACGCCGAATGGGCCGGGCTCGGCGATCCCGTGATCGAGATCAATCTGACGCCGAACCGGCAGGACTGCACCGGCGTGCACGGCATCGCGCGCGATCTTGCCGCGGCCGACATGGGCAAGTTCAGGGATCCCGGCATCAAGCCGATCAAGGGCGAATTCCCCTGCCCCGTGAAGGTCACGGTCGAGGACGCCACGCTGTGTCCGGGCTTCGCGCTGCGCCTCGTGCGCGGCGTCAAGAATGGTCCGTCGCCGGAATGGCTGCAGAAGCGGCTGAGCGCGATCGGCCTGCGCCCGATCAATGCGCTGGTCGACATCACCAACTTCATGACCTACGACCGCGCGCGCCCGCTGCACGTGTTCGACGCCAAGAAGGTGAAGGGCAATCTGGTCGTGCGCCGCGGCCGCGAGGGCGAGAGCCTGCTCGCGCTCGATGGCCGCACCTACAATCTCGATCCCTCGATCTGCGTCATCGCCGACGAGCACGGCGTCGAATCGCTCGCCGGCATCATGGGCGGCGAAGCCTCGGGCTGCGACGAGAACACGACCGACGTGCTGATCGAATCGGCGCTGTGGAACGAGATCAACATCGCCCAGACCGGCCGCAAGCTCGGCATCAATTCGGACGCACGCTATCGGTTCGAGCGCGGCGTCGATCCGGCCTTCATGGTACCGGGGCTGGAGCTCGCCACCAGGCTGGTGATGGAGATGTGCGGCGGCACGCCGTCGGAGAACGTCGTGGTCGGCAAGGCCTTCGGCGACGACCGCCTGATCGAATTCCCGGTGACCGAGGTGAAGCGTCTCTCCGGCATCGAGGTGCCGATGCCTGAGATGAAGCGCATCCTCACCCATCTCGGCTTCATGATGGCCGGTCCCGGTCCCGTCGTGAAGGTCGCGGTGCCCTCCTGGCGCTCCGACGTGCATGGCAAGGCCGACATCGTCGAGGAGGTCGTGCGGATCTACGGCGTCGACAAGGTGCCGATGACGCCGTTCGAACGCGGCGAGGATGCGCGCAAACCGGTGCTGACGCCGCTGCAACTTCGGACCCGCCGGGCCCGGCGCGCGCTCGCGAGCCGCGGCATGACCGAAGCGGTGACCTGGTCGTTCATCACCAACTCTGCAGCAAAGCTGTTCGGCGGCGGCCAGCGCGAGCTCGAAGTGGCCAACCCGATCGCCGCCGATCTCTCCGACATGCGGCCGAGCCTGTTGCCGGGCCTGGTCGCGGCCGCCCAGGCCAATGCCGATCGCGGCTATGGCGATGTCGCGCTGTTCGAGGTCGGGCAGGTGTTCCGGGGCGATCGCCCGCAGGACCAGTTCATGGCCGCGAGCGGCGTGCGTCGCGGGCTTGCCTCGTCGGAAGGCGTGGGACGGCACTGGTCCGGCTCGGATCAGGCCGACGTGTTCGACGCCAAGGCCGACGCGCTCGCGGTGTTGGCTGCCGCCGGCGCGCCGATGCAGGCGCTGCAGATCGTCGCCGGCGGTCCCGCCTGGCTGCATCCCGGCCGCTCCGGCACGATCCAGATCGGGCCACAGAACGTGCTCGGCACTTTCGGCGAGATGCATCCGCGTGCGCTGGAGGCGCTCGGCGCCGACGGCCCGCTCGTCGTGTTCGAGGTGACGCTCGACCGCATCCCCGAGGCGAAGAAGAAGCCCACCCGCGCCAAACCGCTGATCGAGCTCTCGGCGTTCCAGCCCGTCTCGCGCGACTTCGCCTTCATCGTCGATCGTGCCGTGAAGGCGGCAGACATCGTGCGCGCGGCGCAGAGCGTCGACAAGAAGCTGATCACTGGCGTTATTGTGTTCGACGTCTACGAGGGCAAGGGCATCGACGACGGCAAGAAGTCGATCGCAGTCGCGGTGACGCTGCAGCCGCGCGAGAAGACGCTGACCGATCAGGAGATCGACGCCGTCGCCGCGAAGATCGTGGCTGAGGTCGCGAAGAAGACCGGCGGCACGCTGCGGGGATGA
- a CDS encoding flavin monoamine oxidase family protein, translating to MKITRRSFLSASAAFAAAPVLRATAAPLPREADIVVIGAGAAGIAAARRIVAANRKVIVVEASSQIGGRCITDVATFDVPFDRGARWMHNPDTNPMIRLARNAGLDVSPAPSGQKMRIGRRNARAGETEEFLAALVRANRAIDEAARGKLDTSCASALPKDLGDWAGAAEFVLGASFAGKDLKELSAIDKARAQDRNAAIACRQGLGTLIARLGEQVPVAFATPANRILWTNRDVSVETQAGKIVARAAIITVSTNVLASGAIKFAPDIPKRTLDAASKLTLGSYDHIVLQLPGNPLGLSRDDVLIEQSNSTRTALMIANIGGSSLCSIDVGGSFGRDLSEQGEKAMTAFAREWITKLFGSEAAAAVQKTAATRWNASPYVMGAMSAAAPGGQLSRKVLAEPIGNMFLAGEATHETLWGTVDGAWDSGERAADAALRKIGALKDEPAEVPTQSTKKRRAPRR from the coding sequence ATGAAAATCACGCGCCGCAGCTTCCTATCGGCGTCGGCGGCCTTTGCGGCCGCGCCGGTTCTGCGCGCAACGGCTGCGCCGCTGCCGCGCGAGGCTGACATTGTCGTGATCGGTGCGGGTGCGGCCGGCATCGCTGCGGCGCGGCGTATCGTGGCGGCCAACCGCAAGGTGATCGTGGTGGAGGCGTCGTCGCAGATCGGCGGGCGCTGCATCACTGACGTCGCCACCTTCGACGTGCCGTTCGATCGCGGCGCGCGCTGGATGCACAATCCCGACACCAACCCGATGATCCGGCTCGCCCGCAATGCCGGGCTCGATGTTTCGCCGGCGCCGTCGGGTCAGAAGATGCGCATCGGCCGCCGCAATGCGCGTGCTGGCGAGACCGAGGAGTTTCTGGCGGCGCTGGTGCGCGCCAACAGGGCCATCGACGAGGCCGCGCGCGGCAAGCTCGATACGTCCTGCGCCTCGGCCTTGCCGAAGGACCTCGGCGATTGGGCCGGCGCCGCGGAGTTCGTGCTCGGCGCGAGCTTTGCCGGCAAGGACCTGAAGGAGCTGTCCGCGATCGACAAGGCGCGCGCCCAGGACCGCAATGCCGCGATCGCCTGCCGCCAGGGTCTGGGCACCCTGATCGCGAGGCTCGGCGAGCAGGTGCCGGTCGCGTTCGCGACACCGGCCAACCGGATTCTCTGGACCAATCGCGACGTCAGCGTGGAGACGCAGGCCGGAAAGATCGTCGCGCGTGCGGCCATCATCACGGTCTCGACCAATGTGCTCGCGAGCGGCGCGATCAAGTTCGCGCCCGACATCCCCAAGCGCACCTTGGATGCGGCGTCCAAGCTCACGCTCGGCAGTTACGATCACATCGTGCTGCAGCTCCCGGGCAATCCGCTCGGCCTCTCGCGCGACGACGTCCTGATCGAGCAGAGCAACTCGACCCGCACCGCGCTGATGATCGCCAATATCGGTGGTTCCTCGCTGTGTTCGATCGACGTCGGGGGCTCCTTCGGGCGCGATCTCTCCGAGCAGGGCGAGAAGGCGATGACGGCCTTCGCCAGGGAATGGATCACGAAGCTGTTCGGCAGCGAGGCCGCGGCCGCCGTGCAGAAGACCGCCGCGACGCGCTGGAACGCCTCGCCCTATGTGATGGGCGCAATGTCGGCGGCCGCGCCCGGCGGCCAGCTCTCGCGAAAGGTTTTGGCCGAGCCGATCGGCAACATGTTCCTCGCAGGCGAAGCCACGCATGAGACGTTGTGGGGCACCGTCGATGGTGCCTGGGACAGCGGTGAGCGCGCCGCCGACGCCGCGCTACGCAAGATCGGTGCGCTGAAGGACGAGCCCGCCGAGGTGCCGACGCAATCGACGAAGAAGCGCCGCGCGCCCCGGCGGTAG
- the pheS gene encoding phenylalanine--tRNA ligase subunit alpha: MSDLATLETSILDQIAAAGDEAALEAVRVAALGKKGSISALLATLGKMSPDERKTQGAAINQAKDKVTGALAARRDVLKSAALDARLASETVDVTLPLRDAQAEAGRIHPLSQVWDELTTIFADMGFSVAEGPDIETDDYNFTKLNFPEGHPAREMHDTFFFHPKEDGSRMLLRTHTSPVQVRTMLSQKPPIRVICPGRTYRIDSDATHTPQFHQVEGLVIDKHSHLGHLKWILHEFCKAFFEVDHINMRFRPSFFPFTEPSLEVDIQCRRDKGEIRFGEGEDWLEILGCGMVHPNVLRACGIDPDEYQGFAWGMGIDRIAMLKYGIADLRQLFDSDVRWLSHYGFKPLEVPTLAGGLSA, from the coding sequence GTGTCCGACCTCGCAACGCTCGAAACATCCATCCTCGACCAGATCGCCGCCGCCGGCGATGAAGCCGCGCTCGAAGCGGTGCGCGTCGCTGCCCTCGGCAAGAAGGGCTCGATCTCGGCGCTGCTGGCCACGCTCGGCAAGATGTCGCCCGACGAACGCAAGACACAGGGCGCGGCAATCAACCAGGCCAAGGACAAGGTGACCGGGGCGCTCGCCGCTCGCCGCGACGTGCTGAAGTCCGCGGCGCTCGATGCGCGGCTCGCGTCCGAGACCGTCGACGTCACCCTGCCGCTGCGCGATGCGCAGGCCGAAGCCGGCCGCATCCATCCGCTCAGCCAGGTCTGGGACGAGCTGACCACGATCTTCGCCGACATGGGATTCTCGGTCGCCGAAGGCCCCGATATCGAGACCGACGATTACAACTTCACCAAGCTGAACTTCCCGGAAGGTCATCCGGCGCGCGAGATGCACGACACGTTCTTCTTCCATCCGAAAGAGGACGGCTCGCGCATGCTGCTGCGGACCCACACCTCGCCGGTGCAGGTGCGCACCATGCTCAGCCAGAAGCCGCCGATCCGCGTGATCTGCCCGGGCCGCACCTACCGCATCGATTCGGATGCGACCCACACACCGCAATTCCACCAGGTCGAAGGGCTGGTGATCGACAAGCATTCGCATCTCGGCCACCTCAAATGGATCCTGCACGAGTTCTGCAAGGCGTTCTTCGAGGTCGACCACATCAACATGCGCTTCCGTCCGTCCTTCTTCCCGTTCACCGAGCCGTCGCTGGAAGTCGACATCCAGTGCCGCCGCGACAAGGGCGAGATCCGCTTCGGCGAAGGCGAGGACTGGCTGGAGATATTGGGCTGCGGCATGGTGCACCCGAACGTGCTGCGCGCCTGCGGCATCGATCCCGACGAGTACCAGGGTTTTGCCTGGGGCATGGGCATCGACCGCATCGCCATGCTGAAATACGGCATTGCCGACCTGCGCCAGCTGTTCGACAGCGACGTCCGCTGGCTGAGCCATTACGGCTTCAAGCCGCTCGAGGTGCCGACGCTGGCCGGAGGGCTGAGCGCGTGA
- a CDS encoding acyl-CoA thioesterase domain-containing protein: protein MTNMPFFTRDGDTFHPTEVANGPWDPKSLHGRVIVGLLGFAIEERHSGPEFVPARLTVDMFRLPTIDKPIHVTTRLVRDGLRIRVVEAEFLSGGVSMARASCQLLRKTQNPDGNVWSPPNWDVPKPADIPKPTDPRLGMNGKWTTRPIVGHMGSLGPRRLWMSEVRELVAGAPMTPFVHVAVGADFASPFANAGDKGLGYINSDVTIYLHRLPVTNWIGFDVVNHQATDGVAIGECWLYDEQGPIGIATVAALAQRRPMANPSKR, encoded by the coding sequence ATGACAAACATGCCTTTCTTCACCCGCGACGGCGACACATTCCATCCGACGGAAGTCGCCAACGGTCCCTGGGATCCGAAATCGCTGCACGGTCGTGTCATCGTCGGCCTGCTCGGCTTCGCCATCGAGGAGCGCCATTCCGGCCCCGAATTCGTGCCGGCGCGATTGACCGTCGACATGTTTCGGCTGCCGACGATCGACAAGCCGATTCACGTGACGACGCGGCTCGTGCGCGACGGCCTGCGCATTCGCGTGGTGGAGGCGGAGTTCCTCTCCGGCGGCGTCAGCATGGCGCGCGCTTCGTGCCAGCTGTTGCGCAAGACGCAGAATCCTGACGGCAATGTCTGGTCACCGCCGAATTGGGACGTGCCGAAACCGGCTGACATTCCGAAGCCCACCGACCCCAGGCTCGGCATGAACGGCAAATGGACGACGCGCCCCATCGTCGGCCATATGGGCTCGCTCGGCCCGCGCCGGCTGTGGATGAGCGAGGTGCGCGAGCTCGTTGCCGGCGCGCCGATGACGCCGTTCGTCCATGTCGCTGTTGGTGCCGACTTCGCGAGCCCTTTCGCCAATGCCGGCGACAAGGGGCTCGGCTACATCAACAGCGACGTGACGATCTATCTGCACCGTCTGCCGGTGACGAACTGGATCGGCTTCGACGTGGTGAATCACCAGGCCACCGACGGCGTCGCGATCGGCGAATGCTGGCTCTACGACGAGCAGGGCCCGATCGGCATAGCCACAGTCGCCGCACTGGCGCAGCGCAGGCCGATGGCGAATCCATCGAAGCGGTAG
- a CDS encoding alpha/beta hydrolase, which produces MTAAIPDAVLDFIDVGEGPSARRIAVRHRAGKEAGQGPGLVWLGGFKSDMQGGKAVALDGWAAEHGRAVVRFDYSGHGESSGEFADGTIGGWLEDSVAVFERFCTGPQVLIGSSMGGWMALLLAREIKKRAGKASLAGLVLIAPAPDFTEELMWKKFSPEVKKEIETKGFWLRPSEYGDGTPYPITRRLIEEGRNHLVLGSAIDLGCPVRILQGAQDPDVPWQHAFALTHRLPADDVVLTMIQDGDHRLSRPQDIARILAAVAEIG; this is translated from the coding sequence ATGACCGCAGCAATTCCCGATGCCGTGCTCGACTTCATCGACGTTGGCGAGGGTCCGTCAGCGCGCAGGATCGCGGTGCGCCATCGCGCCGGAAAGGAGGCCGGCCAAGGTCCCGGTCTCGTCTGGCTCGGCGGCTTCAAATCGGACATGCAGGGCGGCAAGGCGGTGGCGCTGGATGGCTGGGCCGCAGAGCACGGCCGTGCCGTGGTTCGGTTCGACTATTCCGGCCACGGCGAATCCAGCGGCGAGTTCGCCGACGGAACCATCGGGGGCTGGCTCGAGGACAGCGTGGCGGTGTTCGAGCGCTTCTGTACCGGTCCGCAAGTGCTGATCGGCTCCTCCATGGGCGGCTGGATGGCGCTGCTGCTCGCGCGCGAGATCAAGAAGCGTGCGGGGAAAGCATCGCTCGCGGGCCTCGTGCTGATCGCGCCGGCGCCGGACTTCACCGAAGAGCTGATGTGGAAGAAGTTTTCGCCCGAGGTGAAGAAGGAGATCGAGACCAAGGGCTTTTGGCTCAGGCCATCCGAATATGGCGACGGCACGCCCTATCCGATCACGCGCCGGCTGATCGAGGAGGGACGCAATCATCTCGTGCTCGGCAGCGCCATCGATCTCGGTTGCCCCGTCCGCATCCTGCAAGGCGCGCAGGATCCCGATGTGCCGTGGCAGCACGCCTTCGCGCTGACGCATCGTTTGCCGGCCGATGATGTCGTGCTCACCATGATCCAGGACGGCGATCACCGCCTGTCCCGCCCGCAGGACATCGCGCGCATTCTTGCGGCGGTGGCGGAGATCGGGTGA